One Drosophila subobscura isolate 14011-0131.10 chromosome U, UCBerk_Dsub_1.0, whole genome shotgun sequence DNA window includes the following coding sequences:
- the LOC117902330 gene encoding alpha-N-acetylgalactosaminidase, producing MTENIFSLRILSMFAAPWIIILLSTTCYSLDNGLAKTPPMGWLSWERFRCNTDCVNDPDNCISEKLFQTMTDLVVADGYATAGYEYINIDDCWLEKHRGHDGKLLADHQRFPNGIKALSDYIHSRGLKFGIYEDYGNFTCAGYPGIIGYEQEDAFQFAEWNVDYVKLDGCYSLPHEMDLGYSKFGKLLNSTGKAMVYSCSWPVYQIYAGIQPNFSAVKTYCNLWRNYDDIQDSWTSVENIIDYYGNNQDLIAPNAGPGHWNDPDMLIIGNFGLSYEQAKTQFAIWSILAAPLLMSVDLRTIRPQFKRILQNRKIIAVDQDPLGIQGRRIYKHKGIEIWSKPIGPLNNNFYSYAIAFINRRSDGTPSDISVTLKELGLIHFYGYRVEDLYENVDYGVLYPNTKIKVKVNPSGVVMLKGEVQLPNEM from the exons ATTCTATCGATGTTTGCTGCTCCTTGGATTATTATCTTGCTCAGTACAACGTGCTACAGCCTGGATAATGGCCTTGCTAAAACTCCACCCATGGGATGGCTTTCATGGGAAAGATTCCGATGCAACACGGACTGTGTAAACGACCCTGACAATTGCATAAG tgaaaaacttttccaaacTATGACTGATCTTGTTGTCGCTGATGGATATGCTACTGCTGGCTACGAATATATTAACATAGACGATTGTTGGTTAGAAAAACACCGCGGTCACGATGGAAAGCTATTAGCTGATCACCAAAGATTCCCAAATGGAATAAAAGCTTTATCAGATTAT atTCATTCAAGAGGCCTAAAATTTGGAATCTATGAGGATTATGGTAATTTTACATGTGCTGGATATCCAGGTATCATCGGATATGAACAAGAAGacgcatttcaatttgctgaaTGGAACGTTGACTATGTTAAACTTGATGGTTGCTACTCATTGCCACATGAAATGGACTTGGGATATTCCAAGTTCGGAAAACTTCTGAATAGTACCGGAAAGGCCATGGTATATTCATGCAGCTGGCCTGTTTATCAAATATATGCCGGAATACAACCGAATTTTTCTGCAGTGAAAACTTACTGTAACCTTTGGAGGAATTATGATGACATTCAAGATTCTTGGACGTCAgttgaaaatattattgaCTATTACGGAAATAATCAAGATTTGATAGCACCAAATGCGGGACCTGGACATTGGAATGATCCAGACATG TTGATTATTGGAAACTTCGGACTAAGCTACGAGCAAGCAAAAACCCAGTTCGCAATTTGGTCTATTTTGGCTGCTCCACTTTTAATGTCTGTGGATTTAAGAACTATTCGTCCACAGTTTAAACGTATTTtacaaaatagaaaaataattgCTGTCGACCAGGACCCACTGGGAATACAAGGAAGAAGAATTTACAAACATAAAGGAATTGAAATCTGGTCAAAGCCTATCGGACCACTTAATAATAACTTCTACTCCTATGCAATTGCTTTTATTAATAGAAGATCTGACGGTACGCCATCGGATATATCGGTTACTTTGAAAGAACTAGGACTTATACATTTCTACGGCTATCGAGTAGAG gACCTCTATGAAAATGTGGACTATGGCGTTTTATACCCTAATActaaaatcaaagtaaaagtTAATCCGTCTGGAGTTGTGATGTTGAAAGGAGAAGTTCAGTTACCAAATGAGATGTAA